The following nucleotide sequence is from Novipirellula galeiformis.
GCACGGTGCAGTTCAGCATCCTTCGATCCACTCTTCTCGTAGTGGACGAGGCGACGAGCCCTACAGCGCGCGGCTCGTCTTCTTGTCCATTGCAAGAACCACCATATGTTCGCTCACCGTCGATAGCAGCAAGGACGGTTCGATATGCGTCTTTTGATCTCATCGCTTTGGCCTTTTCGGTGGGGAGTCAGGAACAATGTTGTTTAGGTTTGAGAAGTCGGGGCGAGATTTCCCATCGGGAGCTGCGGTGACGCGGTGACGGAAGATCACCGTATTGTCGAGTTCGATGTCATCGGTCCAAATGAATTTTGCACCGCTGAAATCGTGCTCAAAGAAAGGTTCCTTCGGGCCAACTTGCTGCTGCGAATACTCCTTCGCGAACCCCCAGGATTTGTCGTCGAAGTCGGTCTCGTACCAGCCGTCCGGAATCGGCAGATTTCTTACTTTTGGATTTCGGGTGTCATGATCGATCGGTCCGTGAGAAAACGACTTGGCTTTCCAAGTCGCATTGGTGACCGTGCCGTCACCAAACTTCAGGATGAAGCCTGCGTCACCAATACTGGTATTGGCGTACTCCATTCCGGTTTCTGAATCGGCATTGTCTTTCGCCATGACCGCAATCGTCATCGGATACGCTGGCAGAATATCGACGCTGACAACGTTGTGCGGCATGAATTTGATCGAGTCGACCGCGATATGCTCGCCGTTGATGTAGAGAGTAAACCAATTGTCGGCGTACACATTCGCTTTCACGGTATCGCTGATCCTGGGTTTACCGAGCCGATTCGTTCGTGGTCCGTGATTGGCCGGAGGCTGCGCCCAGACTTGGAACGCGACGTGCGTTGTGTAGAAGCATGCTGCGACACCGATCGCAATCCAAAGGAAACGTTTCATATCTCTTTACTCGTATTCCACGGCTCGCTCGGGTCCGTGATGGGGGGAATGGTCGAAATGGTTGTCCGGGAGGCTTCGCTCTTCGATCGCGGTCATCGTCAATGTGATTCTCTGGGGGCCGTAAGCCATTTCTTCAAAACGCATCTCACTAATCTTGCCACTTGATTCGGCGTAACGGATTTTCACTCGCGCCGCCCCACGGAAACCGGGTTTCTTGACGGCCACCATCCGGCGATACGTTTCACTGTCTCGTGTGGCAGCTGGCTCGGAGTCCGTCTGTGGTAACACCTGCAAGTCATAAGCGGTGCGTAACGCTTCAAGTCCGTCGTGCAGATTGTTGATTGGCAATCCGTCTTCGTGACCAGGGAGATCTCTAGCGAACCGATTCAGGTCATCGCTATAACGAACCGGCCCATCGGGTCGTACGGCCCAGCTTGTCACTGCGTTACAGCCCGTAATGAAGAACTCTCCTTGCGCGGTCTTGCGTTTGAGCACGAACTGGTTCGATCCGCGAACGTCAAGCACCGCGCCGTCTAGCGAAGGTTTGGGAGGACGACGACGCTCCGGTGAGTTGGGATCTTGATGTTTTGGTGGGACCACAGCGTCACGAACGGAAATCAAGAACGTGCGATCCATGAGTAGATCGTTTGCCTCGATGATACGATTCAATTCAATCATGGCGGCCGAAGCCGAAGGAGCATCCACGGTTTGCCATAACAGCGAAACGGCGAGCAGAACGGCACAGGCGGTCGACGCTACGGCAAACGACCGGCGTCTCCATCCGCTTGCTAGCGGTTTGTTGGGCAATACAACGTACGTCGCGTCAGTTTCGGAAGCGACCAATTCACTACGCAGACGATCATGCAGCATCATGTGCGAAGCAAACACTCTCGCGTGCTTTGCATCGGACTTGATCCATTGGTTCAACTGAGCTTGCTGGTCACTTGAAAGTGAATCGTCGAGGTATCCGTGGATCAGCTTTTGATAATCATCGCTCATTAAACGCTTGCCTCCATCGACTTGCGTTCGATGCACCCTCGGAGTTGATCCCGAAGTCGCTGCAGTGCTTTCGCGACTGAATTTGGTGTCATATCCGTTTGGGAGGCAATTGCGGCTGGTTTCATGTCGTCTCGGTACCGCAGGCCAATCAATGTTTTCGCGCGGCCGTCCAGAGAGCCCAGGCAGTCCTGGAGGAAATCGAGTGCGTGCGAACGTTCTTGAGCTTCTTCATGAAATGCGATGGCAAGGCAGGCGACCGCGTCATCATCAAACACCAGCGGATCTCGCCCTCGGCGTCGCAGATACAGCCCTACTTGCCGGCGGGCGATTCCGATCGCCCAGGGGATGAAGGGGGAACTTGAATCGTAGGAATGATAGGATTCGACGACCGCGACAGCGACGTTCTGCAGCACATCGTCACGATCGCGGAAATCACGGACCACCGAGGCAATGAACGCCGAGACGGCCGGCTGGGCCAAAGTCCATTGTCGGGTCGCCTGTCGGGTTGTCTCGTCCACAAATGGCTCCACTGAAAAAAATGCCTCACGTACTTACTTATCCGAGCAACCTCTTTTATGACCAACTATTTCGTGATTTTCGAGAAATGGGGCCGTTCGATGCCATCATGACCACGCCAAATGAAGTCACCAGCCAAGTTGCCGTCGATGCGATCGCACCGGAATGAAGCCCATTTGCGAGCATTCCAGCGAGGAAAACAATCAAGCCAGAGAGTCCGCACAAGGCGGTGCTCAACGAGATCGACGGCCGCAATTGCGTCTTGGTACTGTTAGCGCGCAGTCCCAATCACGCTGCGGTCGCCACCCTCGGCGATTTGATCGACAATGCCCGGAATTTTTGACCTTTGAAGCCAGAACGGCGAAGTTTGCAATTCAATAAAGGCTCTGAGAAGCCGCTCCGTTTATAGCACAATTCGGCATCACTTCAGCGGTTGCGTGCAAGAAACGCCGATGCCTAGCGCGACTCCGCCGTTCATCTCAACGCGTGATGGCATAAGCTCGAGTTCAATTAAGGCCACGTTGTTCGTTTTCCGTTCATCTTCGAGGAAGTGGTTTGGTTTCGTGTCGTTCCCTGTCGCGAAAGCGTGGCCGCCGCTCGTGGGGTTTCGAAGGTCATCCCAAACTCCGCATGCCGGAGCACGAGAACAATCCCCTGATGCCGGGTGGCGACAGCGACTCCCCAGGAACAACGACGCACTTCATTTCCGGTTGCGATTGCGTCAATTCGGAATCGTGGTAGCATGCTACGTTGGCCTGCGCGAAACGAGCATCCATTCGCCGTTGCAAGTTCCCACCGTCTATGCGGCCGGAGCCTTGCTTTTCGCAACCCGCCGTTTGCTCTCGCCGAGACATCTCTTTGGCAGACAAACCGCAGCAGGTCTCTCGTTCGTCCAAGGAGACGATCATGGTGGATGGTTTTACCAAGACACCGCGTTATGTTTTGAAGGATGGTTCTCACCCAACTTGTCCGTCGATTCTTCAGACGCCGTCGGACTCTCAAATCTCGGTCATCTTTGGGTTTTCAGATAAGCCGGAATACGACCTTTTTCTATCGACCAGTTCACTGGCCTTGATGCCCTATCCATTGGTCAAAACTTTCTTGGTGAATCAATCCGAACACGGCGTTGGCTCGCTAAAATTGATCGTGCTTGATGCGGCTTCCGCGCAGCAACGGATTCTTCATGCAGCGACATTTCAGTCCGTTCTGGAGTCGTTTCAACTTGGTTCGGATTTCGTGGCGATCTCGCACCAATTGGTTCGCGAAGGATCTTCGTCAACGTATCACGTTCACGCATATGATGTTGCTACGTCTGAATTGAGCGGACGCGTCGGAGGAATTCTTCGCTAGGTAGCGCGTTGTCGTACGCTGCATTGCGTTTGCGCGACGATTCTGCGGAGACACCAACGCATCACCACGTGAATTCCATCTCGGCACCGAGTTTTGGCAACTGAATTCGCAATGTCGGTTGAATCGACACTTGTAAGGAACGGAAGGGAACGCATGCCCGAGCCGACGCTTTTCAATGGGCTCGCCAAAGGATTCGGGGCGCGTGGATTACGAATCTCGGAGAAGAATTGGATCAACGAATCCCCAAAATGCAGGTTCAAGATGAGGAGAGGATGTTCGCGTCGAGTGCAAACGAATGGCAGAGGCATTTGAAAAGCAAGCAAAACATTGCCCTCCTTCAACTCGGTCACCGTGGACGCATCATCGCTCTCGCTGGCACACGAATTGCCCACGATTGGCGATCGTCTGATGGGGCAACGCCTAATGGGGCAACGACGAGTGAGATTGCTGCTGTGGCAAAGTTAAACGTCTCCAGCGAATTAGCGAGCACTCGACACACACTGAACTCGGCGATTCACCCTTTGGGAAAGTCGGTTATACAAGATTGGCAACCACACCTCCGCAAGCGCCTATCGCCTGCTCACCGTCCGTTGCTTCAAACCGAACGGGAACCACCGTTATCACCGCTGCTTGGGACTCGCCCATGATCACTCGACTATCTGACTCACTCATACTAAGTCCTTGCGACATCCGGCCGTCCCAGTGCGATTGGGAAGTGATCGGTGTTTTCAATCCTGCAGTGGCGATATTGGGCGACGATCTGGTCATGCTAGCGAGAGTCGCCGAACGCCCGACTGAGAAGCGTCTCGGATGGACAGCGCTTCCTCGATGGTCAGATACGGGCGAGACGGCCGTCGATTGGGTTCGCGATAAAGACCTGCACAAAACCGATGCTCGTGTGGTCGCGATCAATGACAGCGGCGATCTCCGACTGACGTCGGTGTCCCACTTTCAGCTCTTTCGCAAATCGATCCTAGGCAGTGACGCGTGGCAATGCGTTGATGCGCTGTTGCCCGAAGGTTGCTTAGAAGAATACGGAATTGAAGACCCTCGAATGACGAAGATCGAGGATACCTACTGGATCACCTATGTCGCGGTATCCCGTTCGGGCGCCGCGACCGCGTTGATATCAACCACGGACTTCGCGACGTACCAGCGTCACGGAATCATCTTTGCCTGCGAAAACAAGGACGTCGTGCTATTTCCCGACCGCATCACTGGGACCTACG
It contains:
- a CDS encoding anti-sigma factor family protein, whose product is MSDDYQKLIHGYLDDSLSSDQQAQLNQWIKSDAKHARVFASHMMLHDRLRSELVASETDATYVVLPNKPLASGWRRRSFAVASTACAVLLAVSLLWQTVDAPSASAAMIELNRIIEANDLLMDRTFLISVRDAVVPPKHQDPNSPERRRPPKPSLDGAVLDVRGSNQFVLKRKTAQGEFFITGCNAVTSWAVRPDGPVRYSDDLNRFARDLPGHEDGLPINNLHDGLEALRTAYDLQVLPQTDSEPAATRDSETYRRMVAVKKPGFRGAARVKIRYAESSGKISEMRFEEMAYGPQRITLTMTAIEERSLPDNHFDHSPHHGPERAVEYE
- a CDS encoding sigma-70 family RNA polymerase sigma factor — protein: MDETTRQATRQWTLAQPAVSAFIASVVRDFRDRDDVLQNVAVAVVESYHSYDSSSPFIPWAIGIARRQVGLYLRRRGRDPLVFDDDAVACLAIAFHEEAQERSHALDFLQDCLGSLDGRAKTLIGLRYRDDMKPAAIASQTDMTPNSVAKALQRLRDQLRGCIERKSMEASV
- a CDS encoding glycoside hydrolase family 130 protein, which codes for MITRLSDSLILSPCDIRPSQCDWEVIGVFNPAVAILGDDLVMLARVAERPTEKRLGWTALPRWSDTGETAVDWVRDKDLHKTDARVVAINDSGDLRLTSVSHFQLFRKSILGSDAWQCVDALLPEGCLEEYGIEDPRMTKIEDTYWITYVAVSRSGAATALISTTDFATYQRHGIIFACENKDVVLFPDRITGTYVALHRPNPNQHFSPPQIWLARSPDLLHWGHHEPILRGVDSWEGDRVGSGTPPILIDEGWLTLYHGSESSSIAGTVGHYAVGAVLLDRDDPSRVIGRSREPIMRSMTDYEINGFVPNVVFPTAMLDVEDEWRVFYGAADTSVAMTRFSKRAVLDSLVLQDCTKQ